Part of the Plasmodium falciparum 3D7 genome assembly, chromosome: 10 genome, ATAAACTGAGGAAATAGATTTTTCACCTGACTGttcatacatattttttaaaaaattataaataaaattatattacgATTCTTAgagtatataaataagacatataaaatataaatattaaaacataaatatatatatatatatgtgtgtgaattttttattttgaagttttccataaataaaaattaagataatgaaaagaagaaaaaataaaataataataaatataataaaaataaagatgtaTTGTTTTATAATCATTGCTTGAAGAAAATACACCGTTGAGttgttgaaaaaaaaaaaaaaaaaaaaaaaaataatattgtacACACATAAATTCTTTGTCAACGAATAATTGGTGTATagacatttattatataaaataaaataaaataataataaaaaaaaaaaaaagtattaagAATAGAAAAACTggtatatgttttataattcatctttataatacatatatttataagcatctatcatttttattatattccaaCTGTCacatatgaaatatttcAGCTAATTCAATATTCTTCATGTCActattttcatcatcttttatttcattaaatgtccttataaaattaatatttttgtatagaATATTATGGAAATTTTTTAAACTATTTAAATTAActtcttttattaaaatattcagtttattactttttttacaattattaaaatattctgAGAACAAATCGTTAGTAACTAAATCATCATCAATTAAATTGTCCTTTGTTTTCggattttcctttttaatattttccctTTCCATTGTACTATCATTCaaataatgtatatgtaGCAAATTATTAAGTTCATTTATTAAATCTTCCTTTGAATATTTCTTATGTTTATCTATAAATGtatctataatattaaattgaTTAGTATAAGCTTTAATATgtctattttttataaaaatttgtttttcttcatccatatttatatcataaaaaaaactatttttatatgcttCTTTTAATGGGaatgaatatttatacatattatacattAAATGTGAATCatcaaatttatttttattctttttctcAACATTAATTGATTTAATGGAAGCATAGTTATCTAAAATATGCTGAATGAAATAATTCTTATTTCCTTGCATAATTCTTAAAACGGTTAAACTTAAATTTATGcatttttcaatatttttcttcGATTTGTCCAAAttctttatacatatttgttttttcgtCTTTTCATTCTCAACATTCCTGATATAATTATTCTCTTTAATTTGATCAAATGCATAATACAAATTGTAAATAAGATTTCTCAGAAGTATGTCAAATAGGCAACATAAACCTTTACTAAATCTATATGTTAACACAAACAAAAGTATATaattcagaaaaaaaaaaaaaaataataataataataataaaagacacctcataatatatatatatatatttattcatttatatttatattttatttttatatatgccgttttattatattatccttTACTTTTCTGATATAtgtttcttcatttttcctttcttcttcttctccttctttcttttcttttttgattttatatCCCCTTTAACGTTAAAGGTTGGCAACAAATTTAGGAAAGTTGATATTCcaaatattatcaaaatatgaaatgataaaataaagcaattctttaaaaagaaattataattcCAAAACATTTATTCAtttctaaaaatattaaaatagaaTGAAtaatctttttcttttttcttttgccttataattatatagataATTTTGAAGCAAGGAGAAGTGTATACTGTAATTTGGacatgatatataaaaaaaaaaatagaaaagcGTTTCAGGggtaaatttatataaacgtATAATTtacacaaataaataaataaataaaaatatatatatatatatatatatatattttaattgatgtacttttttatgttaatgatttaaaaattttaatgagcaaaaagaaaaaaaaaactgaaaaaaataaaatcgtacattatttattatgcaATTTTGTCCCTGTTTTGATATACCTTTATTGAtggtaaatttttataataataagggATTAGTGGCTGTACAATATTCTGTTTATcgaaagaatatatttttgtatatatattttcagaggatttattatgattatcatGTAATAATAAGTAACATTTAGGACACATACCTATATAGTTATGTGAACCCccttgatatatattataatatctatatttatgatacatataacaatcatttaaaaaaggaaaccTATTACTATTTCCaaccttttttttataaacccTTTCAAATGATAAAAAGTTACCttgattattttctttaaatacatttttattctttattcTTAAAGAGGACAATGTATTAGAAAAAAGacattttgaaaaaaaatcaataagtatattcttcataaatgttttgaatattttttccaatttaaataatccttttatctttttaaaaCTATTAGAATAACATTTATCAtacttttttatgttatatattaatattttattttttacattataacatatatcatggaatattttatgtaccttacattttattacattttctaATGTACATAGactcttctttattttgtgtTTACTTATGTGTTTCACtgtacataataattttaaataataaaaaacatatcTTAAATATCTTTTgtcatttattaatttgtttaatatttctatGCCCCTTCCAGTTTTTAGACTTGTAGTTACGAGAACCTTCCCTTCTTcaaaagaaagaaatttCTTTTCTAATACAGAATCGActagtaaaaaaatatatatatatatatatatatatatatatatatatatatatatatttatatatttatattcatatttataattattaactgaaatatttaaataattaaccttccttttatttttccttttcttttcatattttttacctTGAACCATGTTAAAAggttaaattaaaataaccTCCGGAAATTTTCCAAACAAATCTTTCTATCAGGTTTATTGtgataatgtaaataaataaatggaactaatataatataccatTCTTAATCTTTTATTctcttaataaaaaaaaaaaaaaaaaaaaaaaaaaaagtattttataaatatatatatatatatatatatatatatatatatttatgtagaaAGACATGTTGTTTAtagccaaaaaaaaaaaaaaaattctgaaCATgtaaggtaaaaaaaaaaatattaaatgacGAAAATCATTTACATTTCAAAATTAACATTTTAAGATCCTtgcattattatatttaaaattttttaagaaataaagaataatatttcataatattaaaatataatataaaccaAACAATAAATGTAACATAACCTTCATTATGAAAAACACTatctttaattattatagaaTTAACTTATATTTGTTTGGatggtttttattttatgtacttactaaaatgaataatatattcaaacaTTATAATTAAGTTAAAAAggtgaaaaaataaaaaaaaaactatacacatataaataaaataaatagatacataaataaatacatacatatatatatatatatatatatctttttattttattattgtcaAATTTAAGGtagtaatatttatttaatttcacacaggtcttttttttttacacaaatatactattattattttatattaaaaatatattttacaaatatcCTGACTAAACatttttgaataataataataaaaagaagaaaaaaaagagctTTATGTAAGCCTCATATATACGTTTATgtgtttaataaataaataaataaatatatatatatatatatatatatatatatatattatttcatattaattCCATATTATTGTGTTCACtagatatatttgtatataaaatattacagCTGTATcttgattatatataaaaaatatatattttattttataaaacagGTTAGTcggattttattttattttattttaatttattttattttaatttattttattttttttttcctttcaagaattattaaatgCAGTTATGTTGATCTTATTCCTTcggatattattatttagcatatatatatttatactcacgttgtatattttatgttttccttataataatataaaaattcctGAGATAATCAtcgtaaatataaaatatatatgaatttattaaGGCATATAAATTAAGTAAAATTCTaacatgtataaatatatacatataattttctttttttttttttttttttttttgaatgtcCATTAATGTAATTTCTATTTTTCctcaataaaaatatatatgattgcACTTAGgacaatatataattatatttccccaatagcacatatatatatatatatatatatatatatatatatgtatatatcttagtttattttatgtacaattataataaatatatttatttcacaaataataaaaaaaaaaatccaaTTCACTATAtccttataaaaataaatcatataaaagTATTTATTTTCCTCCTTtccttcctttttattttatttatttatatatatatttatttattcattttgttgTTGTACctattatacacatataaatatatataaatatatatatatatatatattattaccacccatatatattttttgtaaagaaaaagtaatacataaaaaatgagATTTATTTATGTGCACACTAGAACAATTGGATCACTAATTTATATGCGTATTTTCAGATACCTTTTTCAAGTTATCACAATTTAATTTTTGATCATTAACTATAATAGAATCCTTTTGTGATACCATCGTATTAGAGGTAGAAGATTTATTTAGTACCGTATTTTTTAAACCTTTTTGTGTCTTGGATGAATTTATTTGTTCACTATTTtgattataatacatatatggcTGTGAACTACtgttttgattatttttataatagaaAAGATACGGTAATAAGTTGTCCGCATTTTTCGACATGGAAATTAAATTTGTATCATGATTATATGAATCTATAGAATGATTAGAtgacattttattattaggaTATGAAAATTCTGAATTATTCAATGATGACgaaatattacatttattacTACTTTTCTTATCATCATCAAGAgtatcattatatttgtcATGAAGatgtaaataattatgatcgtcattattatgatttgTTTCGGTTGGATAATCATTAAATTGAGACATTTGACTGAGATTATTAACATATGAGTTGacaatatttttcttcttatttttattaatataattatacaaatcGTTGTTCATAAAATGGTCACTACAATAACTATAATTGGAAAGGTTAAGATTAAATTGTGAATTAGTATTTTCGTCTGGTAGatgatttttattaaaatgtgaataataataatacgaagaataataatgattattatgagaagaattaaataattgatcatcatttttgttattattattattattattattattattattattattatattgattAGTTGTATTTGtgttattatctttataagTATTAGATTTGAATTTATCTTGATAtgaatatgttttatttttttggaaaTTATCATAACTATGGAAATAATTAAAGTTTGTATATCTAGATGGTAATTTTGTAGGTGTaggtatatttatatttactggTTTCAAGTTAGCTAAACAACCTTCTACAAttaaatctttttttttaaattgacTTAATAAATTGATCCATACTGAATTTACATTAGTTATGGTTTCATTtgcattaattttttctctGGATATAAAATGATGTCTTGATAAAACTTTTGCATTTCCACATATAATTAATCCATATTTTGCTCTGGTTAAGGCAACATTTAATCTTCTAGGATCATTTAAAAACCCTATAcctaattttttattagatCGAAcacatgataataatataaaatcttTTTCTCTTCCTTGGAATGCATCTACTGAAGCTACTTCTATATCCGACGAATtttgaaaagaaatatttttttgaaataatgAAGTAATATATGCTCTTTGTCCTTCATAGGGTGTTATAACACCTATTTGTGATGGTTTCAAACCACATTGTAATAAGGTACGAACTAATTTTTCCATATTAGAAGCTTCACTTCTATTAAGATAACTTGTACCTGATGCAGACATTTCTTCTAATCCAGttgaattataaaaaaacatagGGCATTTAGCATTAGGCCATGGAAATGATTTTAAAGGATATTCTCTTTCTTTTAAAGTAATACCATTTTGTAAACTACCATCATAAAAAACATAAGATGGAAATTCACTTAAAGCTGGATGCATGCGATATTGTACTTCTAATCTAAATGGTGTTATACCTAACATAACTAATCTTTCAAATAAACTTTTTCCTAAACCAGCATTTGCAGCTTTTTTACAAACAATGATGGGTCCTAATTGACAATGATCACCAACTAATACAATTTGTTTTGCTCCTGTTACTAAAGGTACTAAACATTCTGGTTCGGTTGATTGTGTTGCTTCATCAACTAATACTTGACGAAAAcgaaatttttttaatcgTTTATCCATAGCCCCAACACATGTACAACAAATTACATCTGCTTCTATTAATATTTCATGTTCTGCAAATAAGATTAACTTTTTTAATCGACGTTCATCTTTTTGAGATAATTCTCCTACTTCCTCTTTTAattctaataatttatttaattcttcagCAATATctgtttttaataatttcatctgattatgtaaatataaatactcAGCTATACTTGGAACCGATTCTCTACTCTTAGAACACAAACGAACTACCTTTAAACCACTTCTATGTATTCTAACAGATAATTGATCTACAGCCACATTACTAGGTGCAGTAACTAATACCTTACCCATATTCATCTTTACCAAATGATATACCAAAGTTGCACATGTTAACGTTTTTCCTGTACCAGGAGGTCCTTGTATTAAAGATAAAGGAGATAATAAACTTCTTTTTATAGCATCTATCTGGGAATGATTCAAAGGTGCTAAATTAGGAGCAGAATAATTTCGTATACTCATTACTTTCTTGTGCATTAATTTAtgaaatgtatttttattatattccaaAGAATCCTCAGATATATCATGTCCTAATAATTTGTGATATAAAAATCCACTTAACGAATAGGAATTCAAAGCAAATTCGTTTAATGCTAATTGCATGCGATCATAAGCTGTACTCTTCCATATAAATTCTACAGTAAATCCGGTTGTTATATTATCTACCCATGGTCCATTAGATGTACAAGATGTTCTTAATTCTAATGAAATTTCTTCTGTATTATGTAATCTAGATATATGTCCTTCACAACACCACACGGATCCATCTGGATATGTATAAGATATTTTTAGTTCATCACCAGCAACCAATCTTAATTCACTCTCttctttaatataaataaaatgagcATATCGTTTCTTA contains:
- a CDS encoding regulator of nonsense transcripts 1, putative, which encodes MDKTFDYNNIHVDNFDELYDFCISKDTNKKKIKEENYFSEDTQQKFNDDKDTCNKEVLKKNTNIKPTKKHGKNKKSEYSPCKIIEEKRLDMLNESLEDTESYYDRKKKNSHKYKEINNSNNNNNNNNNNNDDNNSKKHIDPHGNDCIHQGKHKNEHEQQYYSNKHMKNNSECLSDISSYTDIRSCNNVEDGIYDEYDLTNKMKYEKTNKYKNKNKNKNGYNNKYENKNNYYKNDYSKYYSNHKDDTHNELYEEGNNYRYKNKKSKDDLKYYRCRYCEIDSIDSVVQCNNCKRWFCNGSYGTCGSHIVTHLVRSKHKEIRLHKNSLLGETILECYNCACRNVFLLGFLPTSEEGVVVIICRDPCLSSYISLYEKHVGPFDEHKSKSLQDDMEKEILLEDHDVDNEEINDEPNKNNKKKCENINSSNEDEKEHEEPINFCSLNHPSDSSDYYPYYYYNHHSNYSRREKNKKHNKGSEKKHMNVCCDDNKMKDCQNNNNPNKYVDDENMIDGKDNKKYEKKGKQNDVYKEDEKGSYINNSNINDELRKIKDWDLKKWQPVIEDRFFLEWLVNIPSNEEAERKGKLSTSYNVNKLEELWKNKKDVYIDELNFEILNDEPNKVELKYEDAHHYQSIFSPLVQLEADYDKSIKEGQKQGNVSVRWDIGLNKKRYAHFIYIKEESELRLVAGDELKISYTYPDGSVWCCEGHISRLHNTEEISLELRTSCTSNGPWVDNITTGFTVEFIWKSTAYDRMQLALNEFALNSYSLSGFLYHKLLGHDISEDSLEYNKNTFHKLMHKKVMSIRNYSAPNLAPLNHSQIDAIKRSLLSPLSLIQGPPGTGKTLTCATLVYHLVKMNMGKVLVTAPSNVAVDQLSVRIHRSGLKVVRLCSKSRESVPSIAEYLYLHNQMKLLKTDIAEELNKLLELKEEVGELSQKDERRLKKLILFAEHEILIEADVICCTCVGAMDKRLKKFRFRQVLVDEATQSTEPECLVPLVTGAKQIVLVGDHCQLGPIIVCKKAANAGLGKSLFERLVMLGITPFRLEVQYRMHPALSEFPSYVFYDGSLQNGITLKEREYPLKSFPWPNAKCPMFFYNSTGLEEMSASGTSYLNRSEASNMEKLVRTLLQCGLKPSQIGVITPYEGQRAYITSLFQKNISFQNSSDIEVASVDAFQGREKDFILLSCVRSNKKLGIGFLNDPRRLNVALTRAKYGLIICGNAKVLSRHHFISREKINANETITNVNSVWINLLSQFKKKDLIVEGCLANLKPVNINIPTPTKLPSRYTNFNYFHSYDNFQKNKTYSYQDKFKSNTYKDNNTNTTNQYNNNNNNNNNNNNNKNDDQLFNSSHNNHYYSSYYYYSHFNKNHLPDENTNSQFNLNLSNYSYCSDHFMNNDLYNYINKNKKKNIVNSYVNNLSQMSQFNDYPTETNHNNDDHNYLHLHDKYNDTLDDDKKSSNKCNISSSLNNSEFSYPNNKMSSNHSIDSYNHDTNLISMSKNADNLLPYLFYYKNNQNSSSQPYMYYNQNSEQINSSKTQKGLKNTVLNKSSTSNTMVSQKDSIIVNDQKLNCDNLKKVSENTHIN